The sequence GTCTTTTAATAACAAGATGCATCTCTTCTTCAGTTTCCACGCCCCAAGAATATATATAAGAGCCCCTCCACAACACCAAAGagcataacaacaacaacaccaaaACTAAGAAGAGCTCTTGAGAGAAATGGATAACTCGAATGTGCTTGTTAGGGGAAACCGTCAAGTGAATGAAGAGAAGCCTCCTCCGCGAGTGTGTCCAAGGTGTAGCTCAGACAACACCAAGTTTTGTTTCTACAACAACTATAGAGTGACTCAACCTCGCTACAACTGCAGGAACTGTCGCCGATTCTGGACTCATGGTGGAGCTTTAAGGGACGTACCAATTGGTGGAAGAGCCCGCAAAATCAAGCGTATAGAACAGCCGTCTGTTTCTCAGGTGGTTCCTGATGAGATCCAGCAGGTTAATCATCACCAACCTTTCTCACATGTTCAAGAAACAACCCAGTTTCTTGAACCATTTGGTGGTTCTTATTCCTCCGCTGTTGTTGGGAACCATTTCAGTCCTTTGCCTGAAACTCATGGTGATATGATGCTTCCAACTCGAAGTATTCCACCGATGGATCTCTTTGATGGATTGTTTCACCAAGGTTATTACGGTGCTGGACTCAATAATTTTGTTGGTAATCATTTGATGAATCAATCAATTGGTGGACATGTTGATAACTATAACAGTTACCGCGTGAACCAAGAGAATCCAAACATGCCAAACCAGAGCTTCACCAACACCATGATCATGAACCATAATGCCGGCACTAGTGAAAGAAGAGGATATCCAGGCATTGATCAcatgaacaacaacaacaacaacaagtctGTGTTTAGATCCTCCTATCAGTTGGGGAAGCATGGTCCTTGAATCATAACCGTTTTACCCgttttctctttatattatgctgataatgttttagtttttagtttatggTTTCTGTTCGGTCATCTTGTTTTTCAGCTCTgttgggtcttttttttttaatttaagttcTAAAAGTATGCATCTTTGTTTCCTTAAATATTAAGACATAAGTTACCTGTCTGgtcttttctataatatatataattaatcatcACCAGTTCGTTGTGTGTTTCATAACTTATTAGTAAAAGAAATATCTATgtgttttcaaaaattttatgtattgcTCTGTTTTTCTGAAAACGCCTGATATACAAGTTATGTTACAATCACTGAAGAAAAGATGTCTCTAAAAGGTACATCCAAAAAGCTATTCATCTTTCTTCCTTGACTATTTAAAAACTACGATTAAACCCTTGCTTGCTCTCCTCCtctgtttctcttcttttagCGAAAGCAGAAGATTTTAATTGTCTTTAGCGTTGTTATCGTTGctgtttcttgatttttctgGTTTATACTCTGGAAATGAAGAAGGAAACTAGGGGTGCCCATAATACGGGAAACTAGGGCTGAGCAAAAAACCCGGACCCGAAAGACCGCGatcccgatccgaaaaagtagtatcgaactcagaccgaaattgattaaatatccgaatgggttccAAATTTTGGACCGAAtccaatccgaaccgaagtatttcgggtacccgattatatccgaaattgatttatatacttatatatattaattatttttagatttaatatatactagatttcgatccgcgcagccgcgcagatttttgttttcatttatttttatataaacattttgttttcaattctaaattggtatatattataatatatatgtgtctatcaagttttaaaacataataagtttacggtatttttttcattgaatagattgttttaaacttttacatgtatttgtatcttcttctatatatatattttcggattattatttcattattaaaatcgtaactatatatataaagattagtaaaatattgttttattgtcatattcaaatatattttaacatttcacaaatttagaaatgtttttaaaaaattaaacttttcgcttcatagatttatattatcgaataaataattaaacatttagtttttgtttaatttttaaaataaactgtatagtttaaaatttgttttcattgatttaaggtagtaaatattaatcattgttagataatatgatttttttattttaaaaaaaatctttataattttaaaagttaacatcgacaaatacttaaataattaacatatagaagtatagtattacaacattaaattatatctgtttaatttatactatctataaatccaatgtatcatctattgtttaaatccaactattgatagtccaataaaaatttctggtatgcccaaaatttagatgataagattaaagattaaatataATGTGACTTTTTAGAAATAGGTCCATTATGTCCTTTTTTAATCACatatgaatcaaagttgtgacttctgttttaatatataagattaagaacatcaaaatatataagatatttttaagttatccaaaatacttataaactaggataagacccgcgccttgcgcgggattaagttattatttttattatattttggagaatgaaacaatagtttggcttcatttggattacggGTGTTCAACCCGGATATCGGGttagtttcggttcggttcggtttttttcggtatttggttagtaaaatataactactattctaaatcaatatttactttgactttagtctttcacatacttttgaaagatttcaactggacgactaaattgatcagccaatcttgttgctttaaatcattagtgtttatatatatatattatttagtttgaatatttattaaataaaaattcatatgcg is a genomic window of Brassica oleracea var. oleracea cultivar TO1000 unplaced genomic scaffold, BOL UnpScaffold01304, whole genome shotgun sequence containing:
- the LOC106321202 gene encoding dof zinc finger protein DOF4.4-like produces the protein MDNSNVLVRGNRQVNEEKPPPRVCPRCSSDNTKFCFYNNYRVTQPRYNCRNCRRFWTHGGALRDVPIGGRARKIKRIEQPSVSQVVPDEIQQVNHHQPFSHVQETTQFLEPFGGSYSSAVVGNHFSPLPETHGDMMLPTRSIPPMDLFDGLFHQGYYGAGLNNFVGNHLMNQSIGGHVDNYNSYRVNQENPNMPNQSFTNTMIMNHNAGTSERRGYPGIDHMNNNNNNKSVFRSSYQLGKHGP